The following coding sequences lie in one Candidatus Eisenbacteria bacterium genomic window:
- a CDS encoding SurA N-terminal domain-containing protein codes for MGTMSALRNNTKPIIWFTAVAFVIGFILIMGSDIFSGPSGNRTALFMAKVNGDPITIEAWEQALQEARTNYRDQRGTNPDSGDELRLRNQTWEGLIQDLLVRQEAARMKIKVSDSELAYAIRNQPLPDFFQHPSFQTNGRFDLSKYQAFLGSPNFDPLPLENLYRRTIPLQKVQERIMLSVRVSDEELWESFRRRDEKVRFELVHYTMGRINVPEAESGVDDAVLRKFAEEHPDRFEIPEQAELRFVKIDKVYSRDDSLEAYEHITNARDEIKDGEDYGILIDAYSEAPPSRRGGDTGIFMQQSQFTPPVLGDSIFAMGIGEISGIIKAVDGFHIVRVDSIKTEEGIEKRKVGEIFVPLRPSYDTFVEIRDRILAFADSAKAVGFNQAAEAMGLAPDSTGLFPKDGFPRKIGRIQDAIDFAFSGAVKELSRPLETAEAWYIFQLAQHDVRHTPDFEEIRDRVRLQWIQDRRLEIAKQKAQALAASLSPGKSLKEAAEADSLADYQEVGPIARTGFISGVGSDPVLMGTIFASDTTDVPRALGTERGGFVIKILEKTSAHRDVFEKDLENLRSRALQQRRNEVLTAWLEDLREKADIEDNRRFLFSN; via the coding sequence ATGGGGACAATGTCCGCACTTCGGAACAATACGAAGCCAATTATTTGGTTTACGGCCGTCGCATTTGTCATCGGTTTCATTCTCATTATGGGATCCGATATCTTTTCGGGACCCAGCGGTAACCGGACGGCACTCTTTATGGCGAAGGTCAATGGCGATCCCATTACGATTGAAGCATGGGAACAGGCTTTGCAGGAAGCCCGGACGAACTACCGGGATCAGAGGGGCACCAATCCTGACTCCGGTGACGAACTCCGCCTTCGAAATCAAACCTGGGAAGGTTTGATCCAAGATCTTCTCGTCCGCCAGGAAGCGGCTCGGATGAAGATCAAGGTCTCAGATAGTGAACTCGCCTATGCCATCCGAAACCAACCCCTTCCCGATTTCTTTCAGCATCCCAGTTTTCAGACAAATGGGAGGTTTGACCTAAGTAAATACCAGGCCTTTCTGGGCAGCCCCAATTTCGATCCCCTCCCCCTAGAGAACCTCTATCGCCGGACGATCCCCCTGCAGAAAGTGCAGGAGCGGATCATGCTCAGCGTTCGAGTCAGCGATGAAGAGTTATGGGAATCCTTCCGCCGGCGGGATGAAAAAGTCCGTTTTGAGCTGGTGCATTATACTATGGGAAGGATCAATGTGCCCGAGGCGGAAAGTGGTGTGGATGACGCGGTTCTGCGCAAGTTCGCCGAAGAGCATCCGGACCGGTTCGAGATTCCCGAGCAGGCGGAACTCCGTTTTGTGAAGATCGACAAAGTCTACAGCCGCGATGACAGTCTCGAGGCGTATGAGCACATCACGAATGCGCGCGATGAGATCAAGGATGGCGAAGATTACGGGATCCTTATCGACGCCTACTCTGAAGCGCCACCCAGCCGCCGCGGTGGTGACACCGGGATTTTCATGCAGCAGTCGCAGTTTACCCCGCCGGTTCTCGGCGACTCGATCTTCGCCATGGGTATTGGTGAAATCAGTGGGATTATAAAGGCCGTCGATGGGTTCCATATCGTCAGAGTCGACAGCATCAAAACCGAGGAAGGGATCGAGAAACGCAAGGTCGGCGAGATCTTCGTTCCGTTGCGCCCCTCCTATGACACCTTTGTCGAAATCCGGGATCGGATCCTCGCCTTTGCCGATAGTGCCAAGGCCGTCGGTTTCAACCAGGCGGCCGAAGCCATGGGGCTGGCGCCCGATTCGACCGGTCTATTCCCAAAAGACGGTTTCCCACGGAAAATCGGCCGGATTCAGGACGCCATCGATTTTGCTTTCTCCGGCGCCGTCAAGGAACTCAGCCGGCCGCTGGAAACGGCGGAGGCCTGGTATATCTTCCAGCTGGCTCAACACGATGTGCGTCATACTCCAGATTTTGAAGAGATCCGGGACCGTGTCCGCCTTCAGTGGATTCAGGATCGCCGCCTTGAGATCGCCAAGCAGAAAGCCCAGGCCCTGGCCGCCAGTCTCTCCCCTGGAAAAAGCCTAAAAGAGGCGGCGGAAGCCGACTCTTTGGCCGATTATCAGGAAGTCGGCCCGATCGCCCGCACCGGCTTCATCTCCGGAGTGGGATCGGATCCCGTTCTCATGGGCACCATCTTCGCCAGTGACACAACCGATGTGCCGCGGGCGCTGGGAACCGAGCGGGGCGGCTTTGTTATAAAGATTTTGGAGAAGACAAGCGCCCACCGGGATGTCTTCGAGAAAGATTTAGAGAATCTCAGGTCTCGGGCGCTCCAACAGCGGAGAAACGAGGTCCTCACGGCATGGTTGGAAGATTTGCGGGAAAAGGCCGATATCGAAGACAACCGAAGGTTCCTGTTCTCCAACTGA
- a CDS encoding TrkH family potassium uptake protein → MNYTSVIRFLGALCVFLGATMILPLAWAIGLHEDRAIYGLVISIGFCLLFGGTLFFAGHREHDGLHRKEGFAVVGLGWILAALVGALPYILSGAIHDPINAVFETMSGFTTTGSSILDNVESLPRSILFWRDFTHWLGGMGIIVLFIAVLPHLGVGARYLFRSEIPGAVKDAVTPRVKDTARFLYLAYSLLTAVEILLLRIAGMNWLESCCHTFGTMATGGFSTRQASVGDFHSVWIEAIIIVFMVLAGTNFALYRPFVRRQPGVLFGDREWRAYVGMLGLVSALIALDLIFGHQGLSIGRGIRESVFQVVSIATTTGFVTTDFDQWSSFAKMILFTLMFIGGCSGSTAGAMKVMRVVVLIKFGWAAVHKIFRPHAVTSMRLGNQVLNDEIVNEILAFFVLFLGIFLISSLILAVMGLDLISSFSAVAANLGNVGPGLGSVGASETYSALPALGKILLTVCMLLGRLEIYTILVLFSPVFWRR, encoded by the coding sequence ATGAATTACACATCGGTTATCCGCTTTTTGGGAGCGCTCTGCGTCTTCCTCGGCGCCACCATGATTCTGCCGCTCGCTTGGGCGATAGGTCTGCATGAGGATCGAGCCATCTATGGGCTTGTGATCTCTATCGGATTTTGTTTGCTCTTCGGGGGGACCCTATTTTTTGCGGGACATCGGGAACACGACGGTCTTCATAGGAAAGAAGGATTCGCCGTCGTGGGTCTCGGGTGGATTCTGGCGGCGCTGGTGGGAGCCCTGCCCTACATCCTCTCAGGAGCGATTCACGATCCGATCAATGCTGTCTTTGAAACGATGAGCGGTTTTACAACGACCGGATCTTCCATATTGGACAATGTGGAGAGTTTGCCCCGGTCTATTCTCTTTTGGCGTGATTTCACCCATTGGCTCGGCGGCATGGGGATCATCGTTCTCTTCATCGCCGTCTTGCCCCATCTCGGGGTCGGGGCGCGTTATCTTTTCCGATCCGAGATACCTGGAGCGGTCAAGGATGCCGTAACCCCGCGGGTCAAGGATACAGCCCGTTTTTTATATCTTGCCTATTCCCTGCTGACCGCGGTGGAGATTCTTCTCCTCCGGATTGCCGGGATGAACTGGTTGGAATCGTGCTGCCATACCTTTGGGACAATGGCGACCGGCGGATTTTCAACACGCCAGGCCTCCGTCGGCGATTTTCATAGCGTTTGGATAGAGGCGATCATCATTGTCTTTATGGTCCTGGCGGGGACAAACTTCGCTCTCTACCGCCCGTTCGTCCGGCGTCAGCCCGGCGTCCTGTTCGGTGATCGGGAATGGAGAGCCTATGTCGGTATGCTGGGCCTGGTCAGCGCCCTCATAGCGCTGGATCTGATCTTCGGCCACCAGGGTCTCTCGATAGGGCGGGGTATCCGGGAATCAGTTTTTCAGGTCGTCTCCATCGCCACGACGACGGGGTTTGTCACCACCGATTTCGATCAATGGTCCTCCTTTGCAAAGATGATCTTATTCACCCTGATGTTTATTGGAGGGTGTTCCGGATCGACGGCGGGGGCGATGAAGGTCATGAGGGTTGTCGTTCTGATAAAGTTCGGCTGGGCGGCGGTTCATAAGATCTTCCGCCCCCATGCGGTGACATCGATGAGACTTGGGAACCAGGTTCTGAATGATGAGATCGTCAACGAGATTTTGGCGTTCTTCGTTCTCTTTCTCGGAATTTTCCTGATATCATCTTTAATCCTTGCCGTCATGGGATTGGATCTCATCAGCAGCTTCTCAGCGGTGGCGGCCAACCTTGGCAATGTCGGCCCGGGATTGGGCAGCGTCGGGGCTTCGGAAACCTATTCGGCGTTGCCGGCATTAGGGAAGATCCTATTGACCGTTTGCATGCTCTTGGGAAGGCTCGAAATTTATACAATACTTGTTCTCTTTTCGCCGGTATTCTGGCGGAGATGA
- the trkA gene encoding Trk system potassium transporter TrkA, producing the protein MKVIVVGGGEVGFHLASVLSRRSHEITVVDMKSEALVRFQEALDVETFVGHGAGVTALRKIGAGGSDLFVAVTNSDEINMLACLGAKELGARSTVARVGDPIYLEGTRAFYRNLMGIDLVVSPEILTALEITKSLKSPGMVAIEHLVEGELQVRQIRILPESPISGKKIKDLQIPVDLLITAINRDHNVIIPGGTERIRVGDEVMVVGRKDSMAEFDKTVGGSQSRRRKVVLVGGGEVGLMVAQMLEEQGCEVRLIERDEERCRELSRLLRQTTVLHGDGTDLSLLRSERVESIDFFAALSKQDEVNLLAGILCKELGVPKVVVLTHRPDYMPIVERLDIDEAISPRILTAQTIIRHVTRDQLVPLAQLHGGGAGLYEVKVHPESSAVGQPIRNLQLPAGTIVAALVEEDKVTIPRGTDTINKGQTLLVFAFEANVEALEKTFLA; encoded by the coding sequence ATGAAGGTTATCGTTGTCGGGGGAGGCGAGGTAGGATTCCATTTGGCCTCAGTCTTGTCCCGCCGTTCACATGAGATCACCGTTGTCGATATGAAGTCCGAGGCCCTGGTCCGGTTCCAGGAGGCTCTCGATGTAGAGACTTTTGTAGGCCACGGGGCTGGTGTGACCGCGCTGCGCAAGATCGGGGCGGGTGGAAGCGACCTCTTTGTAGCAGTTACTAACTCAGACGAAATCAATATGTTAGCCTGTTTGGGCGCCAAGGAACTGGGCGCGAGAAGCACCGTGGCCCGCGTCGGGGACCCGATCTACCTCGAGGGAACCCGCGCCTTTTACCGCAATCTTATGGGGATCGATCTGGTGGTAAGCCCCGAGATATTGACGGCTTTGGAGATCACAAAGTCACTCAAATCTCCAGGAATGGTAGCGATTGAACACCTGGTTGAGGGTGAGCTGCAGGTCCGCCAGATCCGCATTCTCCCGGAATCACCCATCAGCGGGAAGAAGATCAAAGATCTTCAAATCCCGGTGGATTTATTGATTACAGCGATAAACCGGGATCACAATGTCATCATTCCCGGAGGGACGGAACGGATCCGGGTTGGGGATGAGGTCATGGTCGTCGGCCGCAAAGATTCGATGGCGGAGTTCGATAAGACGGTGGGCGGATCTCAATCCAGGCGCCGGAAGGTTGTTCTGGTCGGAGGTGGTGAGGTCGGACTCATGGTGGCCCAAATGCTCGAGGAACAGGGGTGCGAAGTCCGCCTCATCGAGAGGGATGAAGAGCGCTGCCGCGAGCTGTCGCGGTTGCTGCGACAAACCACCGTCCTGCATGGGGATGGTACGGATTTGAGCCTCCTACGCTCGGAGAGGGTGGAATCGATTGATTTCTTCGCCGCTCTATCAAAGCAGGATGAGGTGAATCTCCTCGCCGGGATTCTCTGCAAGGAACTGGGCGTGCCAAAGGTCGTTGTGCTGACTCACCGGCCTGATTATATGCCGATCGTGGAGCGTCTTGATATCGATGAGGCGATCTCCCCGCGAATCCTGACCGCGCAAACGATCATCCGTCATGTCACCCGCGATCAACTGGTACCGCTGGCACAGCTCCATGGTGGCGGAGCCGGGCTTTATGAGGTTAAGGTTCATCCCGAATCCTCCGCCGTGGGGCAGCCGATTCGGAATCTCCAGTTGCCGGCGGGGACCATCGTCGCTGCTCTTGTGGAAGAGGATAAAGTTACTATTCCACGGGGAACGGACACCATCAATAAGGGGCAGACACTCCTTGTCTTTGCTTTTGAGGCAAATGTCGAAGCCCTCGAAAAAACTTTTCTAGCATGA